GCTCTGATGACATTTGGATTGTAAAGATCGGTCTGATTTCCGGCAATTAAAACGGCATCAACACCGGCAGCATCACAGGTACGCAAAACTGCCCCTATGTTTCCGGGTTTTTCAATATTTTCCATGACGAGGATCAGGGGGTTTTCAGGTAATATCAGATGATCCGGATGAAGGTTTCTGGCGTGTGCTATGGCCAACACATTTTTAGTGTCTTCGCGGTAGGCCAGTCGGCCAAAACTTTTATCATCGAGTAAAAAATATTCATCCGCCTGAATTTTTGTATTATCCAGAAAATCAATAATTTCTTTCTCCGTCATTCTGGAAGCAGGAAATAAAAGGCTTTCAAAGGAGTAGCCTCCCTCCTGTGCATGCCTGACTTCACGCAAACCTTCAATAAGAAACAAACCGCTTTCTTTTCGCTCCTTTGCACTCCCAAGCGAGCGGCATAATCTGACCAGCGGATTCTGAAGGCTGCTGATATATTTAAATCGTATATCCATTAAACAAAAATAAGGGTGCATCTTTGCAAAGGCAAATTTAGGCCATTGTGATGAAAATAATCAATGTCAGCGGCTGGAAAGATTATGAACTGTTAGACAGCGGTCATTTTGAAAAACTGGAACGCTTCGGGAAATACATTTTGGCGCGTCCGGAGCCGCAGGCAGTATGGCAAAAATCATGGAGTGAACAGGAATGGCAAAAAATGGCTGATGCCTGGTTTAAACGTAAAAGAGCAAATAAAGGGGAAGCCCTGAACCCTAACGAATCGGGGGATTGGATAAAAAAATCAGGAATGCCGGAACAATGGAAAGTATCATATAACTACAAAAAAATGAGGCTGACATTCCGCCTGGGAATGACTGCCTTTAAACATATCGGATTGTTCCCGGAACAGGCCGAAAACTGGAATTATATTTATGATAAACTTTCTGAATATGGGAAAGGGAGCCGATTTTTAAACCTTTTTGCCTATACGGGAGGAGCTTCGCTGGCTGCAAAAGCGGCCGGTGCCGATGTGGTGCATGTCGATTCGGTCAGGCAGGTGATCAACTGGTCTCGGGAAAATATGGAATATTCAGGATTGG
This genomic window from Sphingobacteriales bacterium contains:
- a CDS encoding oxidoreductase is translated as MKIINVSGWKDYELLDSGHFEKLERFGKYILARPEPQAVWQKSWSEQEWQKMADAWFKRKRANKGEALNPNESGDWIKKSGMPEQWKVSYNYKKMRLTFRLGMTAFKHIGLFPEQAENWNYIYDKLSEYGKGSRFLNLFAYTGGASLAAKAAGADVVHVDSVRQVINWSRENMEYSGLDGIRWVVEDALKFVRREVKRGSKYNGIILDPPAYGRGPGGEKWVLEEQIDEMIHGCNKLLIGNQSFMIINLYSVGFSALIAENMVRKYGGREVAAESGELIMTDRNGFVLPLGVFCRFSR
- a CDS encoding RNA methyltransferase — its product is MDIRFKYISSLQNPLVRLCRSLGSAKERKESGLFLIEGLREVRHAQEGGYSFESLLFPASRMTEKEIIDFLDNTKIQADEYFLLDDKSFGRLAYREDTKNVLAIAHARNLHPDHLILPENPLILVMENIEKPGNIGAVLRTCDAAGVDAVLIAGNQTDLYNPNVIRA